In the Aridibaculum aurantiacum genome, TAAGAAGGATGAGTAAATACTGCCTCATGTTACGAAATCAGGAAAAACAGCAAAGGCAGCTTTAATGGCACAAAATTATAGGTGCTATTGGTTTACTTTTGTGTAAATACAAGTAGTAGTTAAAATATTGGTTCTTATGTTGAAATTACCCGTTTATCTTGATAATAATGCCACTACACCATGTGATCCTCGTGTAGTAGAAGCAATGATTCCATATTTCACTGAAAGCTTTGGTAATGCTGCCAGCAGAAACCATCCTTTTGGTTGGGCAGCTGAAGAAGCTGTTGATTATGCGCGTGAACAAGTTGCCAAATTGATAGGTGCTGATCCTAAAGAGATCATCTTCACCAGTGGAGCAACAGAAGCCGACAACCTGGCTATCAAAGGTGTTTTTGAGATGTACGCCAGCAAAGGCAACCACATCATCACAGCTAATACTGAGCATAAAGCAGTATTGGATACCTGTAAACACGTAGAAAAACTAGGTGGTGAGGTTACTTACCTGAATGTGAAGGAAGATGGCCTGATTGATCTGCAAGAACTGGAAGCAGCCATTAAGCCGAACACGATCCTTATTTCCATTATGTATGCTAATAACGAAATTGGCGTTGTGCAGCCTATGCGTGAAATAAGCGCAATAGCAAAAAAACATGGCGTTCTTGTATTTAGCGATGCAGTTCAGGCTGTTGGTAAAATACCTGTTGATGTAAATAAAGACGGCATTGACCTTATGGCTTTCACCGGTCATAAAATGTACGGTCCTAAGGGTATAGGTGCTTTATATGTGCGTCGTAAAAATCCTCGTGTAAAAGTTACTGCCCAAATGGATGGCGGCGGCCACGAAAGAGGTATGCGTAGTGGTACATTGAACGTTCCTGGCATTGTAGGTTTTGGTAAAGCTGCTGAGCTTGCCCGCCTGGAAATGGACCAGGATGCAAAAAGATTAGGTGCTTTACGCGACAAACTGGAAACAGAATTACTTAAAATAGAAGAAGCGTATGTAAATGGAAACCGTGAACATAGGCTGCCACATGTTACCAATATCTCTTTCAAACACGTAGAGGGTGAAGGTTTATTGATGGGCTTTAATAAGAATATTGCTCTTAGTTCAGGTTCAGCATGTACATCAGCTTCTTTGGAGCCTAGTTATGTACTGAAGGCTCTTGGTTTGGGAGATGACCTTGCGCATAGTTCACTTCGTTTCGGCTTAGGACGTTTCACCACTGAAGAGCAGATCGATTATACAATTGAACAGGTTTCTAATACCGTTCTGAAGCTGCGCGAAATGAGCCCACTTTGGGAGATGTACAAAGAAGGTATCGACCTGAATTCAATTGAGTGGGCACACCACTAATTTTAAGGAACTGCTAATTCTTAGGTTCGTAAAACAATAACACGACCAAAGGGTTAAACAGTTGTAATTTTGTAGTCAACATTTTAAAAAACGATCTAAATAATAATATTATGGCTTACTCAGAAAAACTAATTGATCATTACCAAAACCCGAAGAACGTAGGTACACTGGATAAAGGAAAGAAGAATGTAGGTACCGGTTTGGTAGGTGCTCCTGAATGTGGTGACGTAATGCGTCTCCAAATAGAAGTAGACGAAGCAACAGGTGTGATCTCTGATGCTAAGTTCAAAACTTTTGGTTGTGGTTCGGCTATTGCTTCTTCTTCTCTTGCAACAGAATGGTTAAAAGGTAAAACTGTTGACCAGGCTTTGACTATTGACAATATGGAAATAGTAGAAGAACTGAACCTGCCTCCGGTTAAAATCCACTGTTCGGTATTAGCTGAAGATGCCATCAAGGCTGCAATCAACGATTATAGGGCAAAGAATGGCCTGGAGCAGATCAAATTTGAAGAAAGTGTAGTTCACTAGTAGTAAGAGCTGCCAGCTCGAATAAGTTTCAAAAGCTGGTGGCACATCTTAATGCTAAAACAGGCGATATGATTTATGTAAGTGATAAGGCTGCCGCTAAGGTTGAAAGATTGAAAGAAGAGGCAGATATAAAAACTGGTGATTTCTTTTTAAGAGTATCAGTAGTTGGTGGAGGTTGTAGTGGATTAAGCTATAAACTGGATTTCGACAACGAAAAGAAGCCAATGGACCAGGAGTTTGAAGACAATGGGGTAAAAGTGGTTACTGATCTGAAAAGTTTTCTTTATCTGGTAAATACCACCTTAGATTTCTCTGATGGATTGAATGGTAAAGGATTTTACTTCAGCAATCCGAATGCTAGCCGCAGTTGTGGTTGTGGCGAGAGTTTTGCAGTATAATTTTTTTATAGATTAAGGTATGAAACGTCTTTGTATAGTATGTACAAAGGCGTTTCTGTTTTTATTAATCTTCTTTCTTAACCTTTGGTGGAGGTGGAGGTAGCTTTTCAACTTTAGGTGCCGGAGGTGGAGGCGGAGGTAGTTTAGCCTCTTTCACTGTTGGCGGTGCTGGTGGAGGCGGTGGAGCTTGCGGAGCCGGCGGTGGAGGTGGAGGCGTACGTTGCTCCGTAGTAGATTTCTGTTTCTTTTCTCTTTTTTCGGTTTGGGCACCAGCAGTAGTACATGCAAAAATGCCAAACACTGTAGCTAGTGCTACAAATGATTTTACTTTCATAACAATGGTTTTAGACGGAGATGCAGTAGCAAGCATTTTCCATAAAGCACAAATCCCTGCAATTGCAGGGATTTGATTAACAGCTTAGTTTTGACCGGAGCAACGGTTCAAAATAACCGTAGTTGTTGTCAGACAGATGTTAGACATCAATGGTCTGCCACCTGCTGCTTCTGCCTCACATATTCATTTTTATCAATTATTGTAATAGTAGTGTGCTTACAAGGTTTTGCGTAGCATTGTGTAATACCACTCTGTATAAACCTGTTGAAATTGTAGATTTTAATTCTACTACCATAGATTGGTTTTGGCCATCGTGGCGGATAACCTGGTTGTGAACCTGCTGTCCATTATTCTTTAAAACTGAAAGACGATACTCACCTTTCGCTATATTATTCAGCTGAATAGCAATAGAGGTAGCGCCAGGTTGTGCAGTAGCTACAAAATCTTTCCCTCTTGAACCAAAATTTACTGCAACCACTTTACTTACCCGGCTGCTCATTCTTTCCTTTATCAAAAGCCTGTAGTAGTTAGCACCATTAGCAGGAGCGTTATGAGTGGCAGAAAGTGAAGAAACGTTGTTACTTCCTCCGGCTGTTGTGGTAGCCACTGTGCTAAATGATCTTCCATCAGTAGAATGCTGGAGGTCGTAACCTTCAATGCCATGTTGATTGGCTACCGACCACTGCACCAAAACAGATGAAGTAAGTTTAGTTGCTTTAAGGTCTAATAAGGTAACAGGAAGCGTTACATTAGTGGCATAATTAGATAATGTAGTTGCATTTCCAGGTGCGCTCCAGTCAGTAGAATTATTGTCATTAGGAACAGCATCAAAACTTCCATGACTATTGTTGTCGCCGGTAATATAAAATTGTACATCACCTGGACTAGCGTGTTGTATCAGTGATAATGGCACACGTAATTCAATGAATCCATTTTCATTTGTTGTGGTAATGTTTTCTGCAAATTCTGTATTGGCAACACCATCATAACCGCCCCACGCCGCACCGTCCCATACATTGTATTGGGCATAATCACCAAAGTGACCACGAAAAGCAAAGTCAGGTTTGTTTGTATGATTATAGGTTACCTGCCTTGCCCATGAGTCGTTCGTGGCGCCACCAGCTTTTGTATTAACTATAAAGGCCCACGACATCCAGGTTTGTGCAGAAACTTCTGCGCCGAAGTATACATAGTTTGCATCAGCTGTTACATACAAAGCTTTCGCATTGGCGCCGGCCCATCCTGGTATATTGTTGCCCACCGCTATTGGCGAACCCCAGCCTTCGCTTGGTGAAATAACTCCATCCAAAGTAGGA is a window encoding:
- the iscU gene encoding Fe-S cluster assembly scaffold IscU; protein product: MAYSEKLIDHYQNPKNVGTLDKGKKNVGTGLVGAPECGDVMRLQIEVDEATGVISDAKFKTFGCGSAIASSSLATEWLKGKTVDQALTIDNMEIVEELNLPPVKIHCSVLAEDAIKAAINDYRAKNGLEQIKFEESVVH
- a CDS encoding HesB/IscA family protein is translated as MIYVSDKAAAKVERLKEEADIKTGDFFLRVSVVGGGCSGLSYKLDFDNEKKPMDQEFEDNGVKVVTDLKSFLYLVNTTLDFSDGLNGKGFYFSNPNASRSCGCGESFAV
- a CDS encoding IscS subfamily cysteine desulfurase, which produces MLKLPVYLDNNATTPCDPRVVEAMIPYFTESFGNAASRNHPFGWAAEEAVDYAREQVAKLIGADPKEIIFTSGATEADNLAIKGVFEMYASKGNHIITANTEHKAVLDTCKHVEKLGGEVTYLNVKEDGLIDLQELEAAIKPNTILISIMYANNEIGVVQPMREISAIAKKHGVLVFSDAVQAVGKIPVDVNKDGIDLMAFTGHKMYGPKGIGALYVRRKNPRVKVTAQMDGGGHERGMRSGTLNVPGIVGFGKAAELARLEMDQDAKRLGALRDKLETELLKIEEAYVNGNREHRLPHVTNISFKHVEGEGLLMGFNKNIALSSGSACTSASLEPSYVLKALGLGDDLAHSSLRFGLGRFTTEEQIDYTIEQVSNTVLKLREMSPLWEMYKEGIDLNSIEWAHH